A genomic segment from Lentisphaera araneosa HTCC2155 encodes:
- a CDS encoding glycoside hydrolase family 16 protein, with protein sequence MKKLLVSGMLALVSASSISAQTITQYEGYDLVWNDEFNQDGALNPKDWTHEEGFKRNEELQWYQADNAFCEDGKLVIEGRKETRPNPTFKAGSNSWRESRKNIDYTSACVTTQDRKSWLYGRFEVRAKIKTEEGLWPAIWFLGTEGEWPSNGEIDLLEYYHGSILANACWGTKNRWAAKWDESKRPMSEFGGADWDNEFHYWRMDWDQHSIKLYMDGRLLNEIDVNNTNNATTKWGPKNPFRQPQYLLLNLALGGNRGGDVSKTTFPSRYEIDYVRVYQKNAAGLAKAQKEKDLKKKKALAALKEIPKVKSAQSYILVGKAWDAQKKGDHATAIAYSNKCVDMYLKRAKQIQSQLSSLPKGSRKEVNKYAILNDVGVSLFIKATTLEEVGDKAGAKKVYATLFNDVKYAQCWDNKGWFWQPAKVAEKKIQEL encoded by the coding sequence ATGAAGAAACTTCTTGTTTCAGGCATGCTTGCGCTCGTATCCGCAAGTTCAATAAGTGCTCAAACTATCACTCAATACGAAGGTTATGACCTCGTCTGGAATGACGAATTCAATCAAGATGGTGCACTCAATCCAAAAGATTGGACACATGAAGAAGGCTTTAAGCGCAATGAGGAATTGCAGTGGTATCAGGCTGATAATGCCTTTTGCGAAGATGGCAAACTGGTTATTGAAGGGCGCAAAGAAACGCGTCCCAACCCAACTTTTAAGGCTGGAAGTAATAGCTGGCGCGAGAGTCGCAAAAATATAGACTACACATCGGCATGTGTAACGACTCAAGACCGCAAAAGCTGGCTCTATGGTCGTTTCGAAGTACGTGCTAAGATAAAAACAGAAGAAGGACTCTGGCCTGCCATTTGGTTTTTGGGTACAGAGGGCGAATGGCCAAGCAATGGTGAGATTGACCTCTTGGAGTATTATCATGGCAGTATTTTAGCCAATGCCTGCTGGGGTACAAAAAACCGCTGGGCGGCAAAATGGGATGAAAGTAAACGACCTATGTCAGAATTTGGTGGAGCAGATTGGGATAATGAATTTCATTACTGGAGAATGGATTGGGATCAGCACAGTATAAAACTTTATATGGATGGACGTTTACTCAATGAAATTGACGTTAATAACACCAATAATGCTACTACTAAATGGGGGCCTAAAAATCCTTTTCGCCAGCCTCAGTACTTATTGCTTAACCTTGCCTTAGGCGGAAATAGAGGTGGTGATGTGAGTAAGACTACTTTCCCTTCACGTTACGAAATTGATTATGTTCGTGTTTACCAGAAGAATGCTGCAGGTTTAGCAAAAGCGCAAAAAGAAAAAGACTTAAAAAAGAAAAAAGCTTTAGCAGCTTTAAAAGAAATCCCTAAAGTTAAGTCAGCTCAATCTTATATTCTTGTTGGCAAAGCATGGGATGCTCAGAAAAAAGGTGATCATGCTACTGCAATTGCCTACAGTAATAAGTGTGTAGACATGTACCTCAAAAGAGCGAAACAAATTCAGTCTCAACTTTCATCTTTACCGAAAGGCTCCCGTAAAGAAGTCAACAAATACGCTATCTTGAATGATGTGGGTGTTAGTCTCTTTATCAAAGCAACGACTTTGGAGGAAGTGGGAGATAAAGCCGGAGCTAAAAAAGTCTATGCGACTTTATTCAATGATGTGAAGTACGCTCAATGCTGGGATAATAAAGGTTGGTTTTGGCAGCCTGCTAAAGTCGCAGAGAAAAAAATACAAGAGCTTTAA
- a CDS encoding sulfatase-like hydrolase/transferase, which produces MNKTFIFLYLILMNSIIAGPNLIIILTDDQGYQDVGFNGCKDIPTPHLDSIAQNGVNCIDAHVSYPVCGPSRAGLLTGRYQDRFGFTTNPTVNPENPIAGLPLEEKNIAEVLKEVGYSSSIIGKWHMGTHPIHHPLNRGFDHFFGFLSGGHDYFPAKYNLKDLSEVKRIWDWYRTHLIRDRERIQVSEGYLTDILTDAAVDFIDKKASEKKPFMLYLSYNAPHTPLQASEKYLKRFTHIKDSKRRTYAAMVSAVDDGVGRVMARLKKHKIEEDTLVFFLSDNGGPLKGPMPFTDNGPFSKGKGSLHEGGTRVPFAVQWKGTIPSGQIYKKPMSSLDILATITALNKLKPHPKRPLDGVNIIPYLTGQKSSNPHDKLFWRKLTTQGFSLRQGNYKILLDNGRRGDSYQLYDLSKDPGEQQDLKNKKPELAKGMFEEWKKWEKELKNCIFPTLEEVWWDK; this is translated from the coding sequence ATGAATAAAACTTTTATTTTCTTATACCTTATTCTTATGAATAGTATTATTGCCGGCCCCAACCTCATCATTATCTTAACTGATGACCAAGGTTATCAAGATGTTGGCTTTAATGGCTGTAAAGATATTCCCACACCTCACTTAGATTCGATTGCCCAAAATGGTGTTAACTGTATTGATGCCCACGTTTCATATCCTGTCTGCGGGCCCAGCCGTGCTGGTTTACTAACTGGGCGTTACCAAGACCGCTTTGGTTTCACGACCAACCCCACAGTCAATCCAGAAAACCCAATCGCTGGACTTCCTCTAGAAGAAAAAAACATTGCAGAGGTACTCAAAGAAGTGGGCTATTCTAGCTCTATCATTGGTAAATGGCATATGGGAACTCACCCAATCCATCACCCTTTAAACCGAGGCTTTGATCATTTTTTTGGCTTCTTAAGTGGAGGCCATGATTACTTTCCTGCCAAATATAATCTCAAAGACCTTAGCGAGGTCAAACGCATTTGGGATTGGTACCGTACTCACCTCATCAGAGATCGTGAACGCATACAGGTTTCTGAGGGTTACTTAACAGACATACTCACTGATGCCGCAGTCGATTTTATCGATAAAAAAGCAAGTGAGAAAAAACCTTTTATGCTCTATTTATCTTATAATGCACCCCATACCCCTCTTCAAGCTTCTGAAAAATACTTGAAACGTTTCACCCACATAAAAGATTCTAAGCGTCGTACCTATGCCGCTATGGTGAGTGCCGTGGACGATGGCGTCGGTCGCGTCATGGCAAGACTCAAAAAACACAAGATTGAGGAAGATACTTTGGTCTTTTTCCTCTCAGATAATGGTGGGCCCTTAAAAGGCCCCATGCCTTTTACGGATAATGGCCCTTTTTCAAAAGGTAAAGGCTCACTTCACGAAGGTGGCACACGTGTTCCCTTTGCGGTTCAATGGAAAGGTACCATCCCTTCTGGACAAATTTATAAAAAGCCAATGAGTTCACTCGACATACTGGCCACCATCACTGCCTTAAACAAACTAAAACCACACCCAAAACGTCCTCTTGATGGAGTCAACATTATCCCATATTTAACGGGGCAAAAAAGCTCTAATCCACACGATAAACTCTTTTGGAGAAAGCTTACGACCCAAGGTTTCAGTTTACGTCAGGGAAATTATAAAATCCTTCTGGATAATGGCCGCCGCGGTGACAGCTATCAACTCTACGACCTCTCCAAAGATCCAGGTGAACAGCAAGATCTTAAAAACAAAAAACCCGAGCTCGCTAAAGGTATGTTTGAGGAATGGAAAAAGTGGGAGAAAGAACTTAAAAACTGCATCTTTCCAACTCTTGAAGAAGTTTGGTGGGATAAATAA
- a CDS encoding DUF1559 domain-containing protein: MEKIEIKKVTLVEILVVVAVIAILASLLLPALKKARETARIAVCVSNQKQIGIAMYNYTGDNDGYLIYSSWVVKPDGSDYGGLGIGWDDLLNPYLGGNLNSWDDKLHYLNQKDDERAIPAFICPSDRWGTRSAGSAAQSYAANQRVLGTTNNNWDKAIVYRYEASGDVQNAVEGQAKITDIDGPADCFAITDAPNNRNNNCHQGSTHGRAELRHLWRDNGALQAQINIPWYGVDDQTGGATYDDKENLGALELHLGKLNYLFVDGHVQTMNPYSTIGSGNQQNPRGIWSYDPND, encoded by the coding sequence ATGGAAAAAATTGAAATTAAAAAAGTTACTCTCGTCGAGATTCTAGTGGTAGTTGCGGTGATCGCAATTTTAGCCTCTCTGCTTTTACCTGCTTTGAAGAAAGCACGTGAAACGGCAAGAATCGCCGTATGTGTAAGCAATCAGAAGCAGATCGGTATAGCCATGTATAATTACACTGGAGATAATGATGGTTACCTCATTTATTCTAGCTGGGTAGTTAAACCCGATGGCAGTGATTATGGTGGTCTAGGAATTGGTTGGGATGATTTACTTAATCCTTACCTCGGAGGTAATTTAAATTCTTGGGATGATAAGTTGCATTACTTAAATCAAAAAGATGACGAGCGAGCTATCCCTGCATTCATTTGTCCTTCTGATCGTTGGGGTACAAGAAGTGCCGGTTCGGCTGCTCAGAGTTACGCAGCCAATCAAAGGGTGCTTGGCACGACCAATAATAACTGGGATAAAGCTATAGTCTATCGTTATGAAGCCAGTGGTGATGTTCAAAACGCCGTAGAAGGCCAGGCAAAAATAACTGATATTGATGGTCCGGCGGATTGCTTTGCAATAACGGATGCTCCTAACAACCGAAATAATAATTGTCATCAAGGCAGTACACATGGACGTGCAGAACTAAGGCACCTCTGGAGAGATAATGGTGCTTTGCAGGCTCAAATCAATATTCCCTGGTATGGTGTAGATGATCAAACCGGAGGGGCTACTTATGACGATAAAGAAAACTTAGGTGCCTTAGAATTACATTTAGGGAAGCTTAATTATTTATTTGTTGATGGCCATGTACAAACCATGAATCCTTATTCAACAATTGGTAGTGGAAACCAACAAAACCCTAGGGGTATCTGGTCCTACGATCCCAACGACTAA
- a CDS encoding DUF1552 domain-containing protein: MIINQISRRSFLKATGACLALPLLETFANEKTPDPAKKMIFCSVGFGFTKESFFPSKEGSWHTLPEGMKPLTRHKNDLSYITNLTNAGATSAHQGSTNLLTCANVHRTPGKLFHNSISCDVLAGMQLGKKMRYSHLALSGGDRDGHGPGRSLSWNIEGKPITGIMGPLELYAKLFGQDRESSEERVLRLKNKQSILDGIYKDFKGLNKKLAHNDREKLDEYFHSIRDIEHSLSREALWADTPKPRINFKLPVIKDGYTEIKVTYELMALALQTHQSPVISYCQPTKSLLKGLGIYYDPHSISHYTVSKERTAASQLRDRKNTELLALLIDNLKAKKEFDGSSLYDNCTIAWGSNIRTAHMLKNLPMILSGGGMNNVVHGRHLVLPEKDTPLANLWLTLMQKNNIQINKFADSTGPIKELF, translated from the coding sequence ATGATTATAAATCAAATATCAAGAAGATCATTCTTAAAAGCGACTGGAGCCTGCTTAGCGCTACCCTTGTTAGAAACTTTCGCCAATGAAAAGACTCCTGATCCAGCCAAGAAAATGATTTTTTGTAGCGTCGGTTTTGGTTTCACCAAAGAAAGTTTTTTTCCAAGTAAAGAAGGCTCATGGCACACTCTCCCCGAGGGAATGAAACCACTCACTAGGCATAAAAATGACCTTAGCTACATTACAAATTTGACCAACGCAGGCGCAACATCAGCCCATCAGGGAAGTACTAATCTACTCACTTGTGCCAATGTGCACCGTACACCTGGCAAGCTTTTTCACAATTCAATTTCCTGTGATGTACTTGCGGGAATGCAACTCGGCAAAAAAATGCGTTACAGCCATTTAGCCTTATCAGGTGGCGACAGAGATGGACATGGACCAGGCCGATCACTTTCATGGAATATAGAAGGCAAGCCCATCACAGGTATAATGGGTCCTTTAGAACTATATGCAAAGCTTTTTGGTCAGGATCGAGAGAGTTCTGAAGAGCGAGTGCTAAGATTAAAAAATAAGCAAAGTATCTTGGATGGAATTTACAAAGACTTTAAAGGTCTCAATAAAAAATTAGCCCATAATGATCGTGAAAAACTCGATGAATACTTTCACTCAATTCGAGATATTGAACATAGCCTCTCACGTGAGGCTCTATGGGCCGACACCCCTAAACCTAGAATAAACTTTAAACTACCTGTGATCAAAGATGGTTATACTGAAATCAAAGTCACTTACGAGCTTATGGCGCTAGCTTTACAAACGCATCAAAGCCCGGTGATATCTTATTGCCAACCAACCAAATCACTGCTAAAAGGCTTAGGCATATACTATGACCCTCATTCTATTAGTCATTATACCGTATCTAAAGAACGAACTGCTGCAAGCCAACTACGCGATCGCAAAAACACTGAGTTATTAGCACTCTTGATTGATAACTTGAAAGCAAAAAAGGAATTCGATGGTAGTTCATTATATGATAACTGTACTATTGCTTGGGGTAGCAATATCCGTACCGCACATATGTTGAAAAATCTTCCCATGATTCTATCGGGTGGGGGCATGAATAATGTTGTACATGGTCGTCATTTAGTACTCCCCGAAAAAGATACGCCGCTCGCTAATCTTTGGTTAACTCTTATGCAAAAAAACAATATTCAGATTAATAAATTCGCCGATTCTACGGGTCCTATTAAAGAGTTATTCTAA
- a CDS encoding protein kinase domain-containing protein, with the protein MPDDEKLDLVYGLEGLYDLMEDGEDELQSERPVCDELKEVTKQYDGEEHIAEGGMKRIYKVFDNKLKRHVALARLQNNMPRAAHDSFIREARLTALLEHPGIISVYNIGIDGEDMPFFTMELKVGKNLNEIVSDSSGTSLNHLLESFVRVCDAISYAHSKNVLHLDIKPDNIQMGQFGEVKVCDWGLGKIIGEEDGAEFDQLLFNPDLLNNMTLSGEIKGTPGYMAPEQIRGEDKTQQTDIFSLGCVLYYILCGKPAFAGGVQDMLARTLVGDFLEPSLRSDLWLVPESLNAVVNKAMSSEIDGRYNSVEELKNEVHNYLAGRSTHAEKAGPLKELKLFWKRNKTLCTLTSLFVVILITGAIVFTFQLQQKNTELKKESERAEQSRLAAEKEKDLAQAALKRTENERSLVKALVDKRSIDVVKVYNFTDRMVFHNPKLYLNQAQGLLEKIEPLDSEYAWATMQLGYVHFLKQQFREAKALFEISDNDPELHALALRYTQTSQPGQLLEVSVLQNLLDDLLENEYRLADVLKIVLYDSTQREDAEERASLAKFLLQKINLAWNQPSMIYDEKEKSLKLSGQGLVRLAVESKQLHQTGPSPDRRIFVTGGLRFQTLDLSESSFKHLELLEGLKLKELNICQSEVQDLSALENFDKLEILRISKGAFNQEQLALIPDYIEVFEQ; encoded by the coding sequence TTGCCTGATGACGAAAAGCTTGATTTAGTTTACGGCCTTGAAGGTCTTTACGACCTTATGGAAGATGGCGAAGACGAATTGCAAAGTGAGCGTCCAGTTTGTGACGAACTCAAAGAAGTGACAAAACAATACGATGGGGAAGAGCACATTGCCGAAGGTGGCATGAAGCGCATTTATAAAGTTTTTGATAATAAACTTAAGCGTCATGTGGCGCTGGCTCGACTTCAAAATAATATGCCTCGCGCAGCGCACGATTCATTTATACGGGAAGCTCGTTTAACGGCTTTGCTTGAACACCCGGGGATTATTTCTGTCTATAATATTGGTATCGACGGCGAAGATATGCCTTTTTTTACCATGGAACTCAAAGTGGGTAAAAACTTAAATGAGATTGTTAGTGATTCATCAGGTACTTCACTTAATCATTTATTAGAGTCTTTTGTACGTGTTTGTGATGCTATTTCATATGCGCATTCAAAAAATGTTTTACACCTCGATATCAAACCCGATAATATCCAAATGGGTCAGTTTGGTGAAGTGAAAGTCTGCGATTGGGGATTAGGAAAGATTATTGGTGAGGAGGATGGCGCGGAATTTGATCAGCTCTTATTTAATCCAGATTTACTCAATAACATGACTTTGAGCGGTGAGATAAAGGGTACGCCTGGTTATATGGCACCTGAACAAATAAGAGGAGAGGACAAAACACAACAAACTGACATTTTTTCATTGGGCTGTGTGCTTTATTATATTTTGTGTGGGAAGCCTGCCTTTGCAGGAGGCGTCCAAGATATGCTAGCCAGAACTCTTGTGGGAGATTTTCTCGAGCCTTCTCTACGCAGTGATTTATGGTTGGTTCCAGAAAGTCTAAATGCAGTCGTTAATAAGGCGATGTCATCGGAAATTGATGGACGTTATAACTCGGTTGAAGAACTAAAAAATGAAGTGCACAATTATTTGGCAGGACGCTCCACTCATGCGGAAAAAGCGGGGCCTTTAAAAGAACTGAAGTTATTTTGGAAAAGGAACAAGACTTTATGTACATTGACTTCCTTGTTCGTTGTTATCTTAATTACTGGCGCAATCGTTTTTACTTTTCAACTGCAGCAGAAAAATACTGAGCTCAAAAAGGAAAGTGAGCGTGCCGAGCAGAGTCGGCTAGCCGCCGAAAAAGAAAAGGATCTAGCTCAAGCCGCACTCAAGAGAACTGAGAATGAACGCAGTTTGGTTAAGGCCTTGGTAGATAAGCGTAGCATTGATGTGGTGAAGGTTTACAACTTTACAGATCGAATGGTTTTCCATAATCCAAAATTGTATTTAAATCAGGCGCAGGGGCTCTTGGAGAAAATTGAACCCCTAGACAGCGAGTATGCCTGGGCAACTATGCAGTTAGGCTATGTACATTTTTTAAAGCAGCAATTTCGTGAAGCCAAAGCCTTGTTTGAAATAAGTGATAATGACCCAGAACTCCACGCACTAGCTTTGCGTTACACTCAAACTAGTCAGCCGGGACAACTTCTCGAAGTTTCAGTTTTACAGAATTTGCTGGATGACTTATTAGAAAATGAATATCGCTTGGCGGATGTCTTGAAAATAGTCCTTTATGACTCGACTCAAAGGGAAGATGCTGAGGAACGAGCTAGTTTGGCAAAGTTTCTTTTACAAAAGATTAATCTCGCATGGAATCAGCCAAGTATGATCTATGATGAGAAGGAGAAATCTCTAAAGCTTTCAGGTCAAGGTCTTGTTCGATTAGCAGTAGAAAGTAAACAACTCCATCAAACCGGGCCTTCGCCTGATCGACGCATATTTGTGACTGGTGGCTTAAGATTTCAAACATTAGACTTAAGTGAAAGTTCTTTTAAACACTTAGAGTTGCTAGAAGGTTTGAAATTGAAAGAATTGAATATCTGTCAAAGTGAAGTGCAAGATTTGAGCGCTTTGGAAAACTTTGATAAGTTAGAAATTTTACGTATTTCTAAGGGGGCTTTTAATCAGGAACAGCTTGCACTTATTCCTGATTATATTGAAGTGTTTGAGCAGTGA